A region of Heliangelus exortis chromosome 4, bHelExo1.hap1, whole genome shotgun sequence DNA encodes the following proteins:
- the BOD1L1 gene encoding biorientation of chromosomes in cell division protein 1-like 1 isoform X4, with amino-acid sequence MASNPQPQPPPPPPPPPPPPPQQPPPLPGVGAAAAAAVAGGSGAAEPELVSMIVNHLKSQGLFDQFRRDCLADVDTKPAYQNLRQRVDNFVSNHLATHTWSPHLNKNQLRNNIRQQVLKSGMLESGIDRIISQVVDPKINHTFRPQVEKAVHEFLATLNHKEEAGPSTAPNEEKTDASVTVQGVSTTASSGNVASDAMSILETITSLNQEASAARASTENSNHRNSDRVAKRLSSQQSMDGGTDRERNAEDLPDRDKAVCELSGEGTETLAKSEDSNELPCQSEEIKNLTKDTNNLTFTSKEMQQDSEDQKSKLDKYEKRPENSEKGERRKEKKEKLDKKSDHSKKSDDTTKSKEEKQARELEPVKQLAPEKNNNKYKTTESSKETREENTLLDSDMDILSDITVSSVHTSDLSSFEEESEEEAAISDSTEEGEITSDDEEEKRRQSKTKLHSNELSDGKAKPARHAYVRKPFLYSKYFSDSDDERTVEQRRQSIAKEKEERLLRRQINRERLEEKRKQKAAERTKTLKAGNQNAKGKSGLNLEEPSSRSLESKASGTSIKDVLKEQKFLEKKVALSRKRKRDSRHAEDGCKKKYEPPEEDSKELQKTNEVCEKISSKELKHNHGKSETSKQLRRLSESVHSTEENKNDSKAEKEHKRKTSASLQAEGVQQDSETRDAKRQLDRAEVNTEELQKQKPAFKNEKHHKKDTDAEIQHTRNASRKEAKSYRDKNEKDRTASEDKLSSKHKYKGDSIHKSSEDGELHSFEKSLKGEEGGQKHNQQLRVSSDEKAERKSKHRSERKTSLTGKDGKSISEPTSKAEELLRKENKKDRHLSTEKPRAEYKSKRSLSDPRPQKDSLSASKQPASASHRRSESYSEDKRELDLPNSDGNLKQEDGVHKDRRRSKSLVEDKILLKSKSKSHSKQSKVSETELQENVTKQETGQKLDKDKSTEENDAEKQHKGRNEERVFEESGAGSEHVSATQSTQGSQKDLSHRAKLHSGERGSVKEKYKGDKDLSNSKLERRFSSEGHKSRSLKHSNKEIKKKEENNKFEDKVVKEMDSGHEKALSITVAMDKKQSKKITCESRKGSLSNQDLLGEEKQSAATTESSHTAALQKSSMNNDDLHSGREEELMELDLKQKKVQETSNIEGKNIKNSLQATDAKYGAKEKISSSKKELKHSLADPEACESQFLSAGEKTVKQEHNPNKQVGALDTLSKQAPVNQGPSKQGANKMGIVCQTSGRTLLSVLSKDQALEGSKRPKNFKTVINSISDDIPLGMNSSRGNAADAKSMDMDISDFTDSLGSVSKECHNSDKTSLCEDTFSLKNDSAQVVSVEKQDNAVLSSVTKDVGHSTTMAKRIEKDNEVSQPDERAMEESTAGLPSAEDDGEALKLESTQGSELKIKMASLVTDASEDCGDVRKKELLNRKERECLNTDGSAKGERSTMVDNVKNNEVHDTDEIIQSSSVLVPERAPEEAVKGSVVISGQNGNGVTGTEDKNESNAVGTSAGSSKLSLLYSSLQTAPPTVIGTSTEKITESTVPATSTGEGRPEGASQSEKDSDATTTCSEGESEVRGICTSIEADEGFTTGTWVKSSEGGSFSTEADIGECTIAAAEEGGGNVVTEGFAESEGFLTSTEEENCAMLDTEESGKGSVNASGVEIEDSVNSAGAEEKDDAVTSAGSQEKRKPSACVDRGKFESSVSCLGEVESDGAVTSAGTETGEGATSGDSSGEFRGNVRAGQVKEHEGTVTCTGAEERGHNFSVCSVTGTDAQGESTVTGACIAVVTNNSAMAGTSGDKSEDTVNGESAVTSTGITPEDDAEISVVCTGLEDSNEGFAVCLEAEKCESLMDSTRAKEEASIATVSIGPCDDEGFVTSTGSKEEDEEGEGIVTSTGRGNEESEHASTCTGMESENALICIGAEEGEGSIICIVAEQMEAESGVAGTNTNKLTVDSMMGAEKEANCGTDCKNAKGIVESSVTSASAADEGALTAHTGKHEGPLLPLGAEECEAPMTSAMAVQEESQSGTADGCENARAPCGSRELDASISSAVPAEDNSSLAPAGREEKVKGDIISTSTVEGSDGPLHSAMDAEEGPLVVARANESGESSMILIDTEDTEVPMPSTAAEFKECVPAFSSKQEKDECTMISTSIVEEFEAPMSSATIECDGQLPSLKTEEINENDTVSIDTEMYEVPMPSESSAGGDDNSDEVTHPAASSKEEKDECDMISTSVVEEQVIIMSGEVTEEATPHVSDTESKNETVMISTSTAECFEAPVSSVAMQEEDKLGASETEGRYEATMITTSMTEECEIVLISAAPEAESQLMVAEGGEDAVISPNASEECKIVETTSTVDEQFGLAAFNGEAKGKGSVIFVGECGTPVLRVATNSEEQDAASSLGDKEEGAVIALSTMEECDSLFTFTVIEESQLAAESTEVKDRPEEMFNTADQIECILSDTGPEKSNNSLLVISKENESQESGVREESAASQATVESEIAETDENSVNLMNVEEALCVEISTETAVSPGSSSESNEEDEQAEDVLPEGATSELSCVISEAAEGSGTLRNKNYKYNSDLLVERDFSEIRTPLSRAQTLSLVSANEVTVNTNHGEVTTEAELGEKSDFPVLHVEELCGSDDKTKLAKIDDVGIEVTFQKSNTTFNSGNKASLPKLAEELEFETNLRAEEPQQPESPRTEEGDVDLHTKESQKDLLQRNIALERETSRVENLNNQVNEEHRSRGIQCESSGTVDKEKSNQLVVQDVRQDDEQSQCLQTKPCHIEEAISDDAAEVSKEIDVQHTPPESAMEEKVSPFLFCMCEDEFIIEQEMSEKEKHGLESNENSPEENQPVIVKRRRGRPRKYPLEAVQPGVAVPHLCK; translated from the exons ATGGCCAGCAACCCCCAGCCgcagcccccgccgccgccaccgcctccCCCACCGCCGCCCCCTCAgcagccgccgccgctgccgggGGTtggggcggcggcggcggcggcggtggcggggGGGAGCGGCGCGGCCGAGCCCGAGTTGGTCTCCATGATCGTCAACCACCTCAAGAGCCAGGGGCTCTTCGACCAGTTCCGCCGAGACTGCTTGGCCGACGTGGATACCAAG CCTGCCTACCAGAACCTGAGACAGCGCGTTGACAACTTTGTTTCCAATCATTTGGCGACTCACACTTGGAGTCCTCATCTCAACAAGAACCAGCTGAGAAATAACATTAGGCAGCAGGTTCTCAA GTCTGGAATGTTGGAATCTGGAATTGACAGAATTATTTCTCAGGTTGTGGACCCAAAGATCAACCACACATTCAGACCTCAGGTGGAAAAAGCTGTCCATGAATTTTTAGCAACATTGAATCACAAAGAGGAGGCAggtcccagcacagctccaaaTGAGGAGAAAACAGATGCTTCTGTTACAGTACAAG GTGTCTCTACTACAGCATCTAGTGGCAATGTAGCTAGTGATGCAATGTCCATTTTGGAAACAATAACTTCTCTTAACCAAGAAGCAAGTGCTGCCAGGGCTTCAACAGAGAACTCAAATCACAGGAACAGTGACAGAGTTGCAAAAAGACTCTCATCTCAGCAGAGCATGGATGGTGGCACTGATAGAGAGAGAAATGCAGAGGACTTGCCAGACAGAGACAAAGCAGTTTGTGAGCTTTCTGGAGAAGGGACTGAAACACTTGCAAAGTCTGAAGATTCAAATGAGCTGCCCTGCCAaagtgaagaaataaagaatttaacAAAGGATACTAATAATTTGACTTTTACAAGTAAAGAAATGCAACAGGATAGTGAAGATCAAAAAAGCAAATTAGATAAATATGAGAAGAGACCAGAGAACAGTGAAAaaggtgaaagaagaaaagaaaagaaggaaaaacttgACAAGAAGTCTGACCATTCAAAGAAAAGTGATGATACTACAAagtcaaaagaagaaaagcaagccaGAGAGTTGGAACCAGTGAAACAGTtagctccagaaaaaaataacaataaatataaaacaactGAAAGCAGTAAAGAAACTAGAGAAG AAAATACATTACTAGATTCAGATATGGATATACTCAGTGACATCACAGTCAGCTCTGTCCATACCAGTGACCTTTCTTCCTTTGAAGAGGAGAGTGAAGAGGAGGCTGCAATTTCTGACAGTACTGAAGAAGGGGAGATCACATCAGATG ATGAAGAAGAGAAACGTAGACAAAGCAAGACAAAGCTTCACAGTAATGAGCTGAGTGATGGGAAAGCCAAGCCTGCTCGTCATGCCTACGTTAGGAAACCTTTCTTGTACtccaaatatttcagtgattcTGATGATGAGCGAACGGTCGAACAGCGCCGTCAGTCCATT gccaaagaaaaagaagagaggctCCTAAGAAGACAAATAAACAGAGAGAGACTTGAAGAAAAACGTAAGCAGAAGGctgcagaaagaacaaaaacccTAAAAGCTGGAAATCAAAATGCTAAAG gaaaaagtgGCTTGAACTTAGAAGAACCTTCATCAAGGAGTCTCGAGTCAAAAGCTTCTGGTACCAGCATTAAGGATGTGcttaaagaacagaaatttttagaaaaaaaagtagccttgagcagaaaaagaaaaagagattcaAG GCATGCTGAAGATGGGTGCAAGAAGAAATATGAGCCACCTGAAGAGGATTCTAAAGAACTGCAAAAGACAAATGAG GTTtgtgaaaaaatttcttccaaagAATTGAAGCATAATCATGGGAAAAGTGAAACCTCTAAACAACTTAGAAGACTTTCAGAATCAGTGCACtcaacagaggaaaacaaaaatgattctaaagcagaaaaagaacataaaagaaaaacctccgcctctctccaggctgaaggaGTCCAGCAGGACAGTGAGACAAGAGATGCAAAAAGACAACTGGACAGAGCAGAAGTCAATACTGAAGAGCTACAGAAGCAGaaacctgcatttaaaaatgaaaaacaccacaaaaaagaTACTGATGCAGAAATCCAGCACACAAGAAATGCCTCCAGAAAAGAAGCCAAGTCTTACAGAGATAAAAACGAAAAAGACAGAACTGCTTCAGAAGATAAACTTTCTTCAAAGCACAAGTATAAAGGAGACAGTATTCACAAATCAAGTGAAGATGGTGAACTCCATTCCTTTGAGAAAAGTCTGAAAGGTGAGGAGGGTGGTCAGAAACATAACCAACAACTGAGAGTTTCCTCAGATGAGAAGGCTGAAAGGAAAAGTAAGCACCGAAGTGAACGGAAAACCTCGCTGacaggaaaagatggaaaaagtatttctgaacCAACCTCAAAAGCTGAAGAACTGCTGcgaaaggagaacaaaaaagaCAGACATCTCTCAACAGAAAAACCAAGAGCAGAATACAAGTCCAAAAGGTCCCTGAGTGATCCAAGGCCACAAAAGGATTCCCTAAGTGCCTCAAAGCAACCTGCTTCTGCGTCACACAGGAGGAGCGAGAGCTACTCGGAAGATAAACGTGAGCTGGACTTGCCCAACTCTGATGGAAATTTGAAGCAAGAAGATGGTGTACATAAAGACAGAAGAAGATCTAAAAGCCTTGTGGAGGACAAGATTTTGTTGAAGTCCAAGTCAAAGAGTCATAGTAAACAATCCAAAGTGTCTGAAACAGAATTACAGGAAAATGTAACGAAACAAGAGACTGGTCAGAAATTAGACAAAGATAAGAGCACAGAAGAGAATgatgcagaaaagcagcacaaaggcAGGAATGAAGAGAGAGTTTTTGAGGAGAGTGGTGCTGGGTCTGAGCATGTTAGTGCCACACAATCAACTCAGGGATCACAAAAAGACTTAAGTCACAGAGCAAAGTTACATTCTGGAGAAAGAGGATCtgtaaaagagaaatacaaaggTGATAAAGATTTAAGCAATTCCAAACTAGAAAGAAGGTTCTCTTCTGAAGGTCATAAAAGCAGAAGCTTAAAGCACAGcaacaaggaaataaagaagaaggaagagaataACAAATTTGAGGATAAAGTTGTTAAAGAAATGGATAGTGGGCATGAAAAAGCATTGAGCATCACAGTGGCAATGGataaaaaacaaagtaagaaGATAACCTGTGAAAGTAGAAAAGGCAGTCTATCAAACCAAGATTTActtggagaggaaaagcaaTCAGCTGCCACAACTGAAAGCAGTCATACTGCAGCCCTGCAAAAGTCAAGCATGAATAATGATGACTTGCATTCTGGTCGTGAGGAAGAGCTGATGGAACTTgatttgaaacaaaagaaagtaCAAGAAACATCTAACATCgaaggaaaaaacatcaaaaactCTCTTCAAGCCACAGATGCCAAGTATGgagctaaagaaaaaatatcttcttcaaagaaggaattaaaacaCAGCTTGGCAGATCCTGAAGCTTGTGAATCACAGTTTCTGTCTGCAGGTGAAAAAACTGTTAAACAAGAACATAACCCTAATAAACAAGTTGGTGCCTTAGACACTTTGTCCAAACAAGCTCCCGTGAATCAAGGACCCAGTAAACAAGGGGCTAATAAAATGGGGATTGTGTGTCAAACAAGTGGTAGAACCTTACTGAGTGTTCTCAGTAAGGATCAAGCTTTGGAAGGTAGCAAGAGAccaaagaattttaaaactgtgaTAAATTCTATTTCAGATGATATTCCTTTAGGAATGAATTCTTCCAGAGGAAATGCTGCTGATGCCAAGTCCATGGATATGGATATCTCTGATTTTACAGACTCTTTGGGTAGTGTGTCAAAAGAATGTCACAATTCAGACAAGACTTCTTTATGTGAAGACACTTTCAGTTTGAAGAATGATTCAGCACAGGTTGTATCTGTGGAAAAACAAGATAATGCAGTACTGAGTTCTGTCACAAAGGATGTTGGTCACAGCACCACTATGGCAAAAAGGATAGAAAAAGATAATGAGGTGTCTCAGCCTGATGAACGGGCAATGGAAGAGAGTACAGCTGGGTTACCTAGTGCAGAAGATGATGGTGAAGCATTAAAGTTAGAAAGCACTCAGGGAAGtgaattgaaaataaaaatggcaaGCTTGGTGACTGATGCATCAGAAGATTGTGgagatgtaagaaaaaaagaacttctaaacagaaaggagagagagtgCTTGAATACAGATGGTTCTGCCAAGGGAGAAAGAAGCACAATGGTGGataatgtgaaaaataatgagGTTCATGATACTGATGAAATTATACAATCCTCCTCTGTGCTGGTGCCTGAAAGAGCTCCTGAGGAAGCAGTCAAAGGCTCTGTGGTAATCAGTGGGCAAAATGGGAATGGTGTGACTGGCactgaagataaaaatgaaagcaatgcAGTAGGTACCAGTGCAGGAAGCAGTAAACTTAGTTTGTTGTACAGCAGCCTACAAACAGCTCCTCCCACTGTGATAGGAACTAGCACAGAAAAGATCACTGAGAGCACTGTTCCAGCAACGAGTACAGGAGAGGGGAGACCCGAGGGTGCATCACAGTCTGAAAAGGACAGTGATGCTACAACCACTTGCTCAGAAGGAGAAAGTGAGGTGAGGGGGATCTGCACAAGCATAGAAGCTGATGAAGGTTTTACCACGGGCACATGGGTAAAAAGTAGTGAGGGTGGCAGTTTCAGCACAGAAGCAGATATTGGAGAGTGCACCattgcagcagctgaagaaggGGGTGGCAACGTTGTCACCGAAGGGTTTGCAGAAAGTGAAGGTTTCCTCACAagcacagaagaagaaaattgtgCCATGCTTGATACAGAAGAAAGTGGCAAGGGTTCAGTCAATGCAAGTGGAGTAGAAATTGAAGACAGTGTGAACAGTGCTggggcagaagaaaaagatgatgCTGTGACCAGTGCAGGCTCTCAAGAAAAGCGAAAGCCCTCGGCTTGTGTTGATAGAGGCAAATTTGAAAGTTCTGTATCCTGCTTAGGTGAAGTGGAGAGTGATGGTGCTGTAACCAGTGCAGGGACAGAAACAGGAGAAGGGGCCACAAGTGGTGACAGTTCAGGTGAATTTAGGGGCAACGTGAGAGCTGGCCAAGTCAAAGAACATGAAGGTACTGTGACATGCACGGGTGCAGAAGAAAGGGGTCATAACTTCAGTGTCTGCTCAGTGACTGGTACAGATGCCCAAGGAGAAAGCACTGTAACTGGTGCATGCATTGCAGTGGTCACAAACAACAGTGCCATGGCTGGAACTAGTGGTGACAAGTCTGAGGATACTGTAAATGGTGAAAGTGCAGTGACCAGCACAGGCATCACTCCAGAAGATGATGCTGAAATTTCAGTAGTCTGCACAGGGCTAGAAGACAGCAATGAGGGCTTTGCTGTTTGtttagaagctgaaaaatgtGAAAGTCTGATGGACAGTACAAGGGCAAAGGAAGAAGCCAGTATTGCTACAGTCAGCATAGGTCCCTGTGATGATGAAGGTTTTGTAACTAGTACAGGTTCAaaagaagaggatgaagaaggTGAGGGCATTGTCACCAGTACAGgaagaggaaatgaagaaagTGAGCATGCTTCTACTTGTACAGGAATGGAAAGTGAAAATGCACTCATTTGCATAGGTGCAGAAGAAGGTGAAGGCTCCATTATCTGCATAGTTGCTGAGCAAATGGAAGCTGAGTCAGGAGTGGCTGGCACAAATACAAACAAGCTTACTGTTGACAGCATGATGGGTGCAGAGAAAGAAGCTAATTGTGGCACAGACTGCAAAAATGCTAAAGGGATTGTTGAAAGCAGTGTGACCAGTGCCAGTGCTGCAGATGAGGGTGCTTTGACAGCACATACAGGAAAGCATGAAGGTCCCTTGCTTCCCTTGGGTGCTGAGGAATGTGAGGCTCCCATGACTAGTGCTATGGCAGTGCAAGAGGAGAGTCAGTCTGGCACTGCAGATGGATGTGAAAATGCCAGGGCTCCCTGTGGCAGCAGAGAACTTGATGCCTCCATAAGCAGTGCAGTTCCAGCAGAAGATAACAGTTCCCTTGCTCCTgctggcagagaagaaaaagtaaaaggtgATATCATCTCAACCAGCACAGTGGAAGGAAGTGATGGTCCCTTACATTCAGCCATGGATGCTGAGGAAGGTCCTCTTGTTGTTGCAAGGGCAAATGAAAGTGGGGAAAGTTCTATGATCTTGATAGACACTGAAGACACAGAGGTGCCTatgcccagcacagctgcagagtTTAAAGAGTGTGTGCCTGCTTTTAGCAGTAAGCAAGAGAAGGATGAGTGCACTATGATTTCCACCAGTATTGTGGAAGAATTTGAGGCTCCTATGTCAAGTGCAACTATTGAATGTGATGGTCAGCTCCCCtctctgaaaacagaagaaataaatgagaatGATACAGTTTCTATAGATACAGAAATGTATGAGGTACCCATGCCTAGTGAATCCAGTGCAGGAGGAGATGATAACAGTGATGAGGTAACTCACCCAGCTGCTAGcagtaaggaagaaaaagatgagtGTGATATGATTTCCACAAGTGTTGTGGAAGAACAAGTAATCATAATGTCAGGTGAAGTCACAGAAGAAGCAACTCCACACGTGTCAGACACGGAGtcaaaaaatgaaacagtaatgatcTCTACAAGTACAGCAGAATGTTTTGAAGCCCCTGTGTCCAGTGTAGCCATGCAAGAGGAAGACAAACTTGGTGcttcagaaacagaaggaaggtATGAAGCCACTATGATCACTACAAGCATGACAGAAGAGTGTGAGATTGTCCTGATCAGTGCAGCACCAGAGGCTGAAAGTCAGCTCATGGTAGCAGAAGGAGGTGAAGATGCTGTGATCTCACCAAATGCATCAGAGGAATGTAAGATTGTGGAGACCACCTCAACTGTAGATGAACAGTTTGGACTTGCTGCTTTCAATGGAGAGGCAAAAGGCAAAggttctgtgatttttgtggGGGAATGTGGAACTCCTGTGCTGAGGGTTGCCACCAACAGTGAAGAACAAGATGCTGCTTCAAGTCTAGGAGATAAGGAGGAGGGGGCAGTGATTGCTCTGAGCACCATGGAAGAATGTGATAGTCTCTTCACCTTTACAGTCATAGAAGAAAGTCAGCTTGCTGCTGAGAGTACAGAAGTAAAAGACAGACCTGAGGAAATGTTTAATACTGCAGACCAGATCGAATGCATTTTGTCGGACACGGGCCcagaaaaaagcaataattCTTTGCTTGTCATTAGTAAAGAGAATGAGAGCCAGGAGAGTGGTGTAAGGGAAGAATCAGCAGCATCTCAGGCCACAGTAGAAAGTGAAATTGcagaaacagatgaaaattCAGTGAACCTCATGAATGTAGAAGAAGCCCTTTGTGTGGAGATCAGTACGGAGACTGCTGTGAGTCCAGGTTCTTCCTCGGAGTCAAACGAGGAGGATGAGCAAGCTGAAGATGTTTTGCCTGAGGGTGCTACATCAGAACTCTCTTGTGTgatttcagaagcagcagaagggagTGGAACTTTAAGGAATAAGAACTATAAATATAACTCAGACTTGCTTGTAGAAAGAGACTTTTCTGAAATAAGGACTCCCCTGTCTAGGGCACAGACTCTGTCATTAGTTTCTGCAAATGAAGTGACTGTAAACACCAACCATGGTGAGGTGACAACAGAAGCAGaattaggggaaaaaagtgacTTCCCTGTGTTGCATGTAGAAGAGCTCTGTGGCAGTGATGACAAAACAAAGTTGGCCAAAATAGATGATGTTGGGATTGAAGTTACTTTTCAAAAAAGTAACACAACCTTTAATTCAG GCAATAAGGCATCTTTACCAAAGTTGGCAGAAGAACTAGAATTTGAAACTAACTTGAGAGCTGAAGAg CCACAACAACCTGAAAGTCCAAGAACTGAAGAGGGGGATGTGGATCTTCATACTAAAGAGTCTCAAAAAG atttgCTGCAGAGGAATATTGCTTTAGAAAGAGAAACTTCTCGT GTGGAAAACTTGAATAACCAGGTAAATGAAGAACACAGATCTAGAGGAATACAATGTGAATCTTCAGGAACAgtggataaagaaaaaa gCAACCAGCTGGTTGTTCAGGATGTGAGACAAGATGATGAGCAAAGTCAGTGTTTGCAAACAAAACCTTGTCACATCGAG GAAGCTATTTCAGATGATGCAGCAGAAGTGTCCAAAGAAATTGATGTACAGCATACACCTCCTGAAAGTGCTATGGAAGAAAAAG TTTCTCCATTCTTGTTTTGTATGTGTGAAGATGAATTTATCATCGAGCAGGAAAtgtctgaaaaggaaaaacatggtCTAGAATCAAATGAAAATTCTCCAGAG